The window CCTTTCGGCGGCGCATGAAATAGCCATTGATCTAGATTCAATAACTGCTTGTCATGTTTTGATATTTTGCCTTTAGCGCTCGACATTACGAAACTTTCGTTTTGTTTTCCTGGCTACAGCCTCAGCGCAGGCCGAGCACGTCCGCCATGTCGTAGAGGCCCGGGGCGCGCCCGGCCGCCCAGCGCGCCGCGCGCACCGCGCCGCGGGCGAAGATGGCGCGGCTGCCGGCCTTGTGGGTCAGTTCGATGCGCTCGGCCTCCGTCGCGAACACCACGCTATGCTCGCCGGCGACATCGCCGCCGCGCAGCACGGCGAAGCCGATATCGCCCGGCCGGCGCGCGCCGGTGACGCCGTCCCGGCCGCGGTCGGCGACGGCGTCCAGGTCGACGCCGCGGCCCCGGGCGGCGGCGCGGCCGAAACCGAGCGCTGTGCCCGACGGCGCATCCGCCTTGTGCCTGTGGTGCATCTCCACGATTTCGACATCCCAGTCGTCGCCCAGCGCAGCCGCGACCCGCTCGGTGACGGCGAAAAGGAGATTGACGCCAAGGCTCATGTTGGGCGCGTAAACCACCGGGACCGTGGCGGCGGCGGCCTCCAGCGCGGCGGTCTGTTCAGGTTCCAGCCCGGTCGTGCCGATCACGAGCGCGGCGCCGGCCGCA is drawn from Rhodospirillaceae bacterium and contains these coding sequences:
- the dapB gene encoding 4-hydroxy-tetrahydrodipicolinate reductase; protein product: MGDCRIAVLGCRGRMGQMLVREITAAGGCTVAAATELPGDEAVGRDAGALAGLDPLGVTVGDDTGAAAAACDVLVDFTVPAAAAGHAAAAAAAGAALVIGTTGLEPEQTAALEAAAATVPVVYAPNMSLGVNLLFAVTERVAAALGDDWDVEIVEMHHRHKADAPSGTALGFGRAAARGRGVDLDAVADRGRDGVTGARRPGDIGFAVLRGGDVAGEHSVVFATEAERIELTHKAGSRAIFARGAVRAARWAAGRAPGLYDMADVLGLR